A window from Variovorax sp. PBL-E5 encodes these proteins:
- a CDS encoding ABC transporter ATP-binding protein, with the protein MISRKVGDVILDVQNISLRFGGVKALTDISFDVREHEVRAIIGPNGAGKSSMLNCINGVYQPQEGSITFRGRQFRHMNSRQVAEMGVARTFQNLALFKGMSVLDNIMTGRNLKMKSGLLAQALRWGPAEREELAQREFVERIIDFLEIQLYRKTPVGRLPYGLQKRVDLGRALAMEPQVLLLDEPMAGMNVEEKQDMSRFILDVNDEFGTTIVLIEHDMGVVMDISDRVVVLDYGKKIGDGTPDEVRNNEDVIRAYLGTEH; encoded by the coding sequence ATGATTTCCCGCAAGGTCGGCGACGTCATCCTCGACGTGCAGAACATCTCGCTGCGCTTCGGCGGCGTCAAGGCGCTGACCGACATCAGTTTCGACGTGCGCGAGCACGAGGTGCGCGCCATCATCGGCCCCAACGGCGCGGGCAAGAGCTCGATGCTCAACTGCATCAACGGCGTCTACCAGCCGCAGGAAGGCTCGATCACTTTCCGCGGCCGGCAGTTCAGGCACATGAACTCGCGCCAGGTGGCCGAGATGGGCGTGGCGCGCACCTTCCAGAACCTGGCGCTGTTCAAGGGCATGAGCGTGCTCGACAACATCATGACCGGGCGCAACCTCAAGATGAAGAGCGGCCTGCTGGCCCAGGCGCTGCGCTGGGGGCCGGCCGAGCGCGAGGAGCTCGCGCAGCGCGAATTCGTCGAACGCATCATCGATTTCCTCGAGATCCAGCTCTACCGCAAGACGCCGGTGGGCCGCCTGCCCTACGGGCTGCAGAAGCGCGTCGACCTCGGCCGCGCGCTGGCGATGGAGCCGCAGGTGCTGCTGCTCGACGAGCCGATGGCCGGCATGAACGTGGAGGAGAAGCAGGACATGAGCCGCTTCATCCTCGACGTCAACGACGAGTTCGGCACCACCATCGTGCTGATCGAACACGACATGGGCGTGGTGATGGACATCTCCGACCGCGTGGTGGTGCTCGACTACGGCAAGAAGATCGGCGACGGCACGCCGGATGAGGTGCGCAACAACGAAGACGTGATTCGCGCCTATCTGGGAACAGAACATTGA
- a CDS encoding AMP-dependent synthetase/ligase codes for MQTTATTFPRLLLAHAARQPDAPAVREKDLGIWQTWNWTAVAREVREFACGLASLGFEAGGNLAIVGANRPHLYMAVLAAQSLRGVPVPLYQDAVASEMVFMLEDASIEFVIAEDQEQVDKLLECRTLMKNASGLRHIVYDDPRGLRHYDQPGLIGYEQLRELGRAWDAAHPGFFDQSVAAGEPGDVAVILYTSGTTGRPKGVCQTHASFIAAGRGGVETDRLGPGDNIMSYLPMAWVGDHLFSVAQWLVGGFTLNCPESTATVMNDMREIGPSYYFGPPRTFEGLLTTVSIRMEDAAAPKRWLYAKFMALARRVGADILNGAPVGLVDRWLYAIGNLVVYGPLRNVLGMSRIRVAYTAGAAIGPDLFRFYRSIGVNLKQFYGQTETCAYVCLQQDGKVKLQTVGSAAPGIELKIAPDGEVLVRGVSVLKEYYKRPEATAEVLDADGYFHTGDAGVLDSEGHLRIIDRAKDVGRMAGPGGSCAGAIFAPNYIENKLKFFPQIKEAVCFGHERDQVCAFINIDYEAVGNWAERRGLAYGGYVDLAGKPEVLALVADCIAQVNADLASEDGMDETQIARFLVLHKELDPDDDELTRTRKVRRGFIAQKYGVLVDALYGGKAEQYVETQVKFEDGRTGVVNATLKMVEAKTFPPVKAAA; via the coding sequence GTGCAGACCACCGCCACCACCTTTCCCCGCCTGCTGCTCGCCCACGCGGCCAGGCAGCCCGACGCGCCGGCCGTGCGCGAGAAGGATCTCGGCATCTGGCAGACCTGGAACTGGACGGCCGTCGCGCGCGAGGTGCGCGAGTTCGCCTGCGGGCTCGCGAGCCTGGGCTTCGAAGCCGGCGGCAACCTCGCGATCGTCGGCGCCAACCGCCCGCATCTCTACATGGCGGTGCTCGCGGCGCAGAGCCTGCGCGGCGTGCCGGTGCCGCTCTACCAGGACGCGGTGGCGAGCGAGATGGTCTTCATGCTGGAGGACGCGTCGATCGAGTTCGTGATCGCGGAAGACCAGGAGCAGGTCGACAAGCTGCTCGAATGCCGCACGCTGATGAAGAACGCATCGGGCCTGCGGCACATCGTCTACGACGATCCGCGCGGGCTGCGCCATTACGACCAGCCGGGCCTGATCGGCTACGAGCAGCTGCGCGAACTCGGCCGCGCATGGGATGCGGCCCACCCCGGCTTCTTCGACCAGAGCGTGGCCGCCGGCGAGCCCGGCGACGTGGCGGTGATCCTCTACACCTCGGGCACCACCGGCCGGCCCAAAGGCGTGTGCCAGACGCACGCGAGCTTCATCGCGGCCGGCCGCGGCGGCGTCGAGACCGACCGCCTCGGCCCCGGCGACAACATCATGAGCTACCTGCCGATGGCCTGGGTCGGCGACCATCTGTTCTCGGTCGCGCAGTGGCTGGTCGGCGGCTTCACGCTCAACTGTCCGGAGTCGACTGCGACGGTGATGAACGACATGCGCGAGATCGGGCCGAGCTACTACTTCGGCCCGCCGCGCACCTTCGAGGGCCTGCTCACCACCGTGTCGATCCGCATGGAAGATGCGGCCGCGCCCAAGCGCTGGCTCTATGCGAAATTCATGGCGCTGGCGCGGCGCGTGGGCGCGGACATCCTCAACGGCGCGCCGGTCGGCCTCGTCGATCGCTGGCTCTACGCGATCGGCAACCTCGTGGTCTACGGGCCGCTGCGCAACGTGCTCGGCATGAGCCGGATCCGCGTCGCCTACACGGCCGGCGCGGCCATCGGGCCCGACCTGTTCCGCTTCTACCGCTCGATCGGCGTCAATCTCAAGCAGTTCTACGGCCAGACCGAGACCTGCGCCTACGTCTGCCTGCAGCAGGACGGCAAGGTCAAGCTGCAGACCGTGGGCAGCGCGGCGCCGGGCATCGAGCTCAAGATCGCGCCCGACGGCGAGGTGCTGGTGCGCGGCGTGTCGGTGCTCAAGGAATACTACAAGCGGCCCGAGGCGACCGCCGAGGTGCTCGATGCCGACGGCTACTTCCACACCGGCGATGCCGGCGTGCTCGACAGCGAAGGCCATCTGCGCATCATCGACCGCGCCAAGGACGTCGGCCGCATGGCCGGCCCGGGCGGCAGCTGCGCGGGCGCGATCTTCGCGCCCAACTACATCGAGAACAAGCTCAAGTTCTTTCCGCAGATCAAGGAGGCCGTGTGCTTCGGCCACGAGCGCGATCAGGTCTGCGCCTTCATCAACATCGACTACGAAGCCGTGGGCAACTGGGCCGAGCGGCGCGGCCTGGCCTACGGCGGCTACGTCGATCTCGCGGGCAAGCCCGAGGTGCTCGCGCTGGTGGCCGACTGCATCGCGCAGGTCAACGCCGACCTCGCGAGCGAGGACGGCATGGACGAGACGCAGATCGCGCGCTTCCTGGTGCTGCACAAGGAACTCGACCCCGACGACGACGAGCTCACGCGAACGCGCAAGGTGCGGCGCGGCTTCATCGCGCAGAAGTACGGCGTGCTCGTCGACGCCTTGTATGGCGGCAAGGCGGAGCAGTACGTCGAGACGCAGGTCAAGTTCGAGGACGGCCGCACGGGCGTGGTGAATGCGACGCTGAAGATGGTCGAGGCGAAGACCTTTCCGCCGGTGAAGGCTGCAGCATGA
- a CDS encoding Crp/Fnr family transcriptional regulator produces MASRAVPAGNSIRDRVRPATAAELEGIPWLDALAPAERRRAESAIVVGEAEIGDLVCRVGRPPTYWFGVIEGLLKMSNDNADGGSVTYTGVPPGGWFGEGTAMKREPYRYNIQALRRSVVAGLPIDSFHWLLDHSIGFNRFVMNQLNERLGQFIAALEIDRLNNPDARVARNLAALFNPVLFPRVGEVLRITQQELAYLIGLSRQRVNEALRSLEQQGVLRVEYGGLRVLDLAALRANGMAGKGAL; encoded by the coding sequence ATGGCTTCCCGCGCCGTACCCGCCGGCAATTCGATTCGCGACCGCGTCAGGCCGGCCACGGCGGCGGAACTCGAAGGCATCCCGTGGCTCGATGCGCTCGCGCCCGCCGAGCGGCGCCGCGCCGAATCGGCGATCGTGGTCGGCGAGGCCGAGATCGGCGACCTCGTGTGCCGCGTCGGCCGCCCGCCGACCTACTGGTTCGGCGTCATCGAAGGCCTGCTCAAGATGAGCAACGACAACGCCGACGGCGGCTCGGTCACCTACACCGGCGTGCCGCCCGGCGGCTGGTTCGGCGAAGGCACGGCAATGAAGCGCGAGCCCTACCGCTACAACATCCAGGCGCTGCGGCGCAGCGTGGTGGCGGGGCTGCCGATCGACAGTTTCCACTGGCTGCTCGACCATTCGATCGGCTTCAACCGCTTCGTGATGAATCAGCTCAACGAGCGGCTCGGCCAGTTCATCGCGGCATTGGAGATCGACCGCCTGAACAATCCCGACGCGCGCGTGGCGCGCAACCTCGCGGCGTTGTTCAACCCGGTGCTGTTTCCTCGCGTCGGCGAAGTGCTGCGCATCACGCAGCAGGAGCTGGCCTACCTGATCGGGCTTTCGCGCCAGCGCGTCAACGAGGCGCTGCGCTCGCTCGAGCAGCAGGGCGTGCTGCGGGTCGAATACGGCGGCCTGCGCGTGCTCGATCTCGCGGCGCTCAGGGCCAATGGCATGGCGGGAAAGGGCGCGCTGTAG
- a CDS encoding SOS response-associated peptidase family protein, whose translation MPIQYQPATERRHFKDRFDLSCGAETGVVRPGEQGVFVRRPRADGLGTNASARYEAASGRWGLIPLFSKDGQDAGTAEARSESAATERNFYQPWKRGHRCVVLADALIRHGNSDDEVVRVSRADGQPLAIAGLWNGWRAPTGECVESFALLTLAAADQPGRRWAAFLRDAWVDDWLHCPVEETAAFLRPYALDKLVRETMPRETLMPAATLAG comes from the coding sequence ATGCCGATCCAATACCAACCCGCCACCGAACGACGCCACTTCAAGGACCGGTTCGATCTGTCGTGCGGCGCGGAGACCGGCGTCGTGCGGCCCGGCGAACAGGGCGTTTTCGTGCGCCGGCCGCGTGCCGACGGGCTGGGCACCAACGCATCGGCACGCTACGAGGCGGCCTCGGGCCGCTGGGGCCTGATCCCGCTGTTCTCCAAGGACGGGCAGGATGCCGGCACGGCCGAGGCGCGCAGCGAGAGCGCGGCCACCGAGCGCAATTTCTACCAGCCGTGGAAGCGCGGCCATCGCTGCGTGGTGCTGGCCGACGCGCTGATCCGCCACGGCAACAGCGACGACGAGGTGGTGCGCGTCTCGCGCGCGGACGGGCAGCCGCTCGCGATCGCCGGCCTGTGGAACGGCTGGCGCGCGCCCACCGGCGAATGCGTGGAGAGCTTCGCGCTGCTGACCCTGGCCGCTGCGGACCAGCCCGGGCGGCGCTGGGCCGCGTTCCTTCGCGATGCATGGGTCGACGACTGGCTGCATTGCCCGGTCGAAGAGACCGCGGCCTTCCTGCGCCCTTACGCGCTCGACAAGCTGGTGCGCGAGACGATGCCGCGCGAGACGCTGATGCCGGCGGCGACGCTGGCCGGCTGA
- a CDS encoding SDR family NAD(P)-dependent oxidoreductase, translated as MTSSHLAIITGASRGLGRAMAEQLLQPGRFVLCISRQSDDSLAAQAREAGATLEQWRQDLADPVAAAARLAAWLQGLDAQAFDSATLINNAGTVGRTRPLSEAVAAELAQALRIGLEAPMLLTSAFLGATKAWRAQRKVLNISSGLGRHAMGSQAPYCAAKAGMDHFSRAVALEEKAAPNGAAIVSLAPGVIDTDMQVQLRESEADMFPDRVRFERMKAEGLLDSPATAAEKVLKYLARKDFGSNPVADVRDPA; from the coding sequence ATGACGTCATCCCACCTCGCCATCATCACCGGCGCATCGCGTGGCCTCGGCCGTGCCATGGCCGAGCAATTGCTGCAGCCCGGACGCTTCGTGCTGTGCATCTCGCGCCAGAGCGACGACTCACTTGCCGCGCAGGCGCGCGAGGCCGGTGCCACGCTGGAGCAATGGCGACAGGATCTTGCCGATCCGGTGGCTGCGGCGGCGCGCCTGGCGGCATGGTTGCAGGGCCTCGATGCACAGGCCTTCGACAGCGCCACGCTGATCAACAATGCCGGCACGGTCGGGCGCACGCGGCCGCTGTCGGAGGCCGTGGCCGCGGAACTGGCGCAGGCGCTGCGCATCGGCCTGGAGGCGCCGATGCTGCTGACTTCCGCATTCCTGGGCGCGACCAAGGCCTGGCGCGCGCAGCGCAAGGTGCTCAACATCTCCTCGGGCCTGGGCCGCCATGCGATGGGCAGCCAGGCGCCGTACTGCGCGGCCAAGGCCGGCATGGATCATTTCTCGCGCGCCGTCGCACTCGAGGAGAAGGCCGCGCCCAACGGCGCCGCGATCGTCTCGCTGGCGCCCGGCGTCATCGACACCGACATGCAGGTGCAGCTGCGCGAGAGCGAGGCCGACATGTTCCCCGACCGCGTGCGCTTCGAGCGCATGAAGGCCGAGGGGCTGCTCGACAGCCCGGCCACGGCGGCGGAGAAAGTGCTGAAGTATCTGGCGCGAAAGGATTTCGGCAGCAATCCCGTTGCCGATGTGCGGGACCCGGCCTGA
- a CDS encoding Bug family tripartite tricarboxylate transporter substrate binding protein, with translation MIRKLLSSFALALVFTAAQAQPFPAKPVRLIVPFPPGGGTDILARLVASKLTEVDKWTVVADNRAGAGGTIGIAEAARAAPTGYDMVMGQKDNLVVAPWIYKHLSYDPVKDLTAVAHVAYTPVVIVTRADSRFKTLADVVNAARAAPDQITFGSPGNGTTIHLAGVIFNDAAHIKMRHVPYKGSNAAMMDVLAGNVDLMVSSIPSAMGQIKSGKLRALAVTSARRSSSLPEVPTVAESGYKGFDVSTWYGLFVPAGTPKAIVTQVNAEVNKLLATPEMKAAIVAQGAEPQAMTPEQFAALLKTDYEKWRSIVEASGATIE, from the coding sequence ATGATCCGCAAACTGCTTTCTTCTTTCGCGCTCGCGCTCGTGTTCACCGCCGCGCAGGCGCAGCCTTTTCCCGCCAAGCCCGTGCGGCTGATCGTGCCCTTCCCGCCCGGCGGCGGCACCGACATCCTGGCGCGGCTGGTGGCCAGCAAGCTGACCGAGGTGGACAAGTGGACTGTGGTGGCCGACAACCGCGCCGGCGCGGGCGGCACCATCGGCATCGCCGAAGCCGCGCGTGCAGCGCCCACCGGCTACGACATGGTGATGGGCCAGAAGGACAACCTCGTCGTCGCGCCCTGGATCTACAAGCACCTGAGCTACGACCCGGTCAAGGACCTGACCGCGGTGGCGCATGTGGCCTACACGCCGGTGGTGATCGTGACCCGCGCCGACTCGCGCTTCAAGACGCTGGCCGACGTGGTGAACGCGGCGCGCGCGGCACCCGACCAGATCACCTTCGGCTCGCCCGGCAACGGCACCACCATCCACCTGGCCGGCGTGATCTTCAACGACGCGGCGCACATCAAGATGCGGCATGTGCCCTACAAGGGCTCCAACGCCGCGATGATGGACGTGCTGGCCGGCAACGTCGACCTGATGGTGTCGTCGATTCCGTCGGCGATGGGCCAGATCAAGTCGGGCAAGCTGCGCGCGCTGGCCGTGACCTCGGCGCGCCGCAGCAGCTCGCTGCCCGAGGTGCCGACCGTGGCCGAGTCGGGCTACAAGGGCTTCGACGTCAGCACCTGGTACGGCCTCTTCGTGCCGGCCGGCACGCCGAAGGCGATCGTGACCCAGGTCAATGCCGAAGTGAACAAGCTGCTCGCCACGCCCGAGATGAAGGCCGCGATCGTGGCCCAGGGCGCGGAGCCGCAGGCGATGACGCCGGAGCAGTTTGCAGCGCTGCTGAAGACGGACTACGAGAAGTGGCGCAGCATCGTCGAGGCTTCCGGAGCAACCATTGAATGA
- the kdpF gene encoding K(+)-transporting ATPase subunit F produces MISLDVLYGFAGLIAVILFAYLVFALICAEEF; encoded by the coding sequence GTGATCAGCCTCGACGTCCTCTACGGTTTCGCCGGACTGATCGCCGTGATCCTGTTCGCCTACCTCGTGTTCGCGCTCATCTGCGCCGAGGAATTCTGA
- the kdpA gene encoding potassium-transporting ATPase subunit KdpA codes for MNTSAWGLLALYLVVLLLLAWPLGRYLAALSEGHLPRWMLRVEAPLYRLAGVAPGNAMHWRSYALALLAFNAIGAFAVYGLQRLQALLPLNPAGMTAVSPDSSFNTAVAFVTNTNWQGYAGESTMSYLTQMLGLTVQNFFSAATGIAVAFALARGFAARRTDGRGFVGNFWVDLTRITMWALLPLSFVIAMLLAGQGVIQNFDAYKTVTTVEATAYQNPKLDAAGQPLKDAQGNPVTEDAKATTQTLAMGPVASQEAIKMLGTNGGGFFNANSAHPYENPTALANFVQMLAIFLIPAALCFTFGRMVGDPRQGRAILAAMTLMFVVAVIVVTPAEQAGNPLLSPLGVDQMSSALQAGGNMEGKEVRFGIDASALFAAITTAASCGAVNAMHDSFTPLGGMVPMVLMQLGEVVFGGVGTGLYSMLIFAVLAVFIAGLMIGRTPEYLGKKIEIYEMKLTSIAILVTPILVLAGTAAAVIADAGKAGIANPGAHGFSEILYALTSAGNNNGSAFAGLSANTPFYNALLAVVMWFGRFGVIVPVLAIAGSLAAKKRLPVTAGTMPTHGPLFVTLLIGTVLLVGLLNYVPALALGPMVEHLMLWK; via the coding sequence GTGAACACGTCGGCCTGGGGTCTGCTGGCCCTTTACCTCGTCGTGCTGCTGCTGCTCGCATGGCCGCTCGGGCGCTACCTTGCGGCGCTCTCCGAAGGCCATCTGCCGCGCTGGATGCTGCGCGTCGAAGCGCCGCTCTACCGGCTCGCGGGCGTTGCGCCCGGCAACGCCATGCACTGGCGCAGCTATGCCCTGGCGCTGCTCGCATTCAATGCGATCGGCGCCTTCGCCGTCTACGGTCTGCAGCGCCTGCAGGCGCTGCTGCCGCTCAATCCGGCCGGCATGACGGCCGTGTCGCCCGACTCGTCCTTCAACACCGCGGTCGCCTTCGTGACCAACACCAACTGGCAGGGCTATGCCGGCGAATCGACGATGAGCTATCTCACGCAGATGCTCGGGCTCACGGTGCAGAACTTCTTCTCCGCCGCGACCGGCATCGCGGTCGCGTTCGCGCTGGCGCGCGGCTTCGCGGCGCGACGCACCGACGGCCGCGGTTTCGTCGGCAACTTCTGGGTCGACCTGACGCGCATCACCATGTGGGCGTTGCTGCCGCTCTCGTTCGTCATCGCCATGCTGCTGGCGGGCCAGGGCGTGATCCAGAACTTCGATGCCTACAAGACCGTGACCACGGTCGAGGCCACGGCCTACCAGAACCCCAAGCTGGATGCCGCGGGCCAGCCGCTCAAGGACGCGCAGGGCAACCCGGTGACGGAAGACGCGAAGGCCACCACGCAGACGCTGGCCATGGGCCCGGTCGCCTCGCAGGAAGCAATCAAGATGCTCGGCACCAACGGCGGCGGCTTCTTCAACGCCAACTCGGCGCATCCCTACGAGAACCCGACCGCGCTCGCCAACTTCGTGCAGATGCTCGCGATCTTCCTGATCCCCGCCGCCCTGTGCTTCACCTTCGGCCGCATGGTGGGAGACCCGCGCCAGGGCCGGGCCATCCTGGCGGCCATGACGCTGATGTTCGTGGTCGCGGTGATCGTGGTCACGCCCGCGGAGCAGGCCGGCAATCCGCTCCTGTCACCGCTCGGTGTCGACCAGATGTCGAGCGCGCTGCAGGCCGGCGGCAACATGGAAGGCAAGGAAGTGCGCTTCGGCATCGACGCCTCGGCGCTGTTCGCGGCCATCACCACCGCTGCGTCCTGCGGCGCGGTGAATGCGATGCACGACTCCTTCACGCCGCTCGGCGGCATGGTGCCGATGGTGCTGATGCAGCTCGGCGAGGTCGTCTTCGGCGGCGTCGGCACGGGGCTCTACAGCATGCTGATCTTCGCCGTGCTCGCGGTCTTCATCGCCGGGCTGATGATCGGCCGCACGCCCGAATACCTCGGCAAGAAGATCGAGATCTACGAGATGAAACTGACCTCGATCGCGATCCTGGTGACGCCGATCCTGGTGCTCGCCGGCACGGCCGCCGCCGTGATCGCGGACGCGGGCAAGGCGGGCATCGCCAACCCCGGCGCGCACGGCTTCTCCGAGATCCTCTACGCGCTGACCTCGGCCGGCAACAACAACGGCAGCGCCTTCGCCGGGCTCTCGGCCAACACGCCCTTCTACAACGCGCTGCTGGCCGTGGTGATGTGGTTCGGCCGCTTCGGCGTGATCGTGCCGGTGCTGGCCATCGCGGGCTCGCTCGCGGCCAAGAAGCGGCTGCCGGTGACGGCCGGCACCATGCCCACGCACGGGCCGCTGTTCGTCACGCTGCTGATCGGCACCGTGCTGCTGGTGGGCCTGCTCAACTACGTCCCGGCGCTCGCGTTGGGCCCGATGGTCGAGCACCTGATGCTGTGGAAGTGA
- the kdpB gene encoding potassium-transporting ATPase subunit KdpB: protein MTGKTASPLSLFDAALLRPALWASVTKLDPRVQWRNPVMFIVYIGSILTTLLWVHARSFPGDTGMPPAFVLAVAVWLWFTVLFANFAEALAEGRSKAQAASLRGLRKDTWAKKLVEPFHGATFLPEQAPNLRKGDVVLVEVHDVIPLDGEVIEGVASVDESAITGESAPVVRESGGDFSAVTGGTRVLSDWLVVRITVNPGESFLDRMIGMVEAAKRQKTPNEIALTILLVALTLVFLIVTATLLPYSVFSVGAAGAGTVVSLTALVALLVCLIPTTIGGLLSAIGVAGMSRMMQANVIATSGRAVEAAGDVDVLLLDKTGTITHGNRQASAMLPAPGVTAERLARAALLASLPDETPEGRSIVELARRGGTDDAPVEGVRFVPFTAQTRMSGVDLPPAANSLDAEFVTLRKGAVDALRRHVEALGGAMATEVMRAADAVARRGSTPLAVAEGSRVLGIVELKDIVKTDIKERFAELRRMGIKTVMITGDNKLTAAAIAAEAGVDDFLAEATPEDKLALIRQYQAEGRLVAMTGDGTNDAPALAQADVAVAMGSGTQAAKEAGNMVDLDSNPTKLLEVVETGKALLMTRGSLTTFSIANDVAKYFAIIPAIFVSTYPQLGALNVMRLASPSSAILSAVIFNALVIVFLIPLALKGVRYRPVGAAVLLRRNLAIYGLGGLVVPFIGIKLIDWLLVAVGLV, encoded by the coding sequence ATGACTGGCAAGACTGCTTCTCCTCTTTCGCTGTTCGATGCAGCGCTGCTGCGCCCCGCGCTGTGGGCTTCGGTGACCAAGCTGGATCCGCGCGTGCAATGGCGCAACCCGGTGATGTTCATCGTCTACATCGGCAGCATCCTCACCACGCTGCTGTGGGTGCATGCACGCAGCTTTCCGGGCGACACCGGCATGCCGCCGGCCTTCGTGCTCGCGGTCGCGGTCTGGCTCTGGTTCACCGTGCTGTTCGCCAACTTCGCCGAGGCGCTGGCCGAAGGGCGCAGCAAGGCACAGGCCGCCTCGCTGCGCGGCCTGCGCAAGGACACCTGGGCCAAGAAACTCGTCGAGCCCTTCCATGGCGCCACGTTCCTGCCGGAGCAGGCGCCCAACCTGCGCAAGGGCGACGTGGTGCTGGTCGAAGTGCACGACGTGATTCCGCTCGACGGCGAGGTGATCGAAGGCGTCGCCTCGGTCGACGAGAGCGCGATCACCGGCGAATCCGCACCGGTGGTGCGCGAATCGGGCGGCGACTTCTCGGCCGTCACCGGCGGCACCCGCGTGCTGTCGGACTGGCTGGTGGTGCGCATCACGGTCAACCCGGGCGAATCCTTCCTGGACCGCATGATCGGCATGGTCGAGGCCGCCAAGCGCCAGAAGACGCCGAACGAGATCGCGCTCACCATCCTGCTGGTCGCGCTCACGCTGGTGTTCCTGATCGTCACCGCGACGCTGCTGCCGTACTCGGTGTTCAGCGTCGGCGCGGCGGGCGCGGGCACGGTGGTGTCGCTGACCGCGCTGGTGGCGCTGCTGGTGTGCCTGATCCCGACCACCATCGGCGGCCTGCTGTCGGCCATCGGCGTGGCCGGCATGAGCCGCATGATGCAGGCCAACGTGATCGCCACCTCCGGCCGCGCGGTCGAGGCCGCAGGCGACGTCGACGTGCTGCTGCTCGACAAGACCGGCACCATCACGCACGGCAATCGCCAGGCCAGCGCGATGCTGCCGGCGCCCGGCGTCACGGCCGAGCGCCTGGCGCGCGCCGCGCTGCTGGCCTCGCTGCCCGACGAGACACCCGAAGGCCGCAGCATCGTCGAGCTCGCACGCCGCGGCGGCACCGACGACGCGCCGGTTGAGGGCGTGCGCTTCGTGCCCTTCACCGCGCAGACGCGCATGAGCGGCGTCGACCTGCCGCCGGCCGCGAACAGCCTCGATGCCGAATTCGTCACCCTGCGCAAGGGCGCTGTCGACGCGCTGCGCCGCCACGTCGAGGCGCTCGGCGGCGCGATGGCGACCGAGGTGATGCGCGCGGCCGATGCGGTGGCGCGCCGCGGCAGCACGCCGCTGGCGGTGGCCGAGGGCAGCCGCGTGCTCGGCATCGTCGAGCTCAAGGACATCGTCAAGACCGACATCAAGGAACGCTTCGCCGAGCTGCGCCGCATGGGCATCAAGACGGTGATGATCACCGGCGACAACAAGCTCACCGCTGCGGCCATCGCGGCCGAGGCCGGCGTCGACGATTTCCTCGCCGAGGCGACGCCCGAGGACAAGCTGGCGCTGATCCGCCAGTACCAGGCCGAAGGGCGGCTGGTCGCGATGACCGGCGACGGCACCAACGACGCGCCCGCGCTCGCGCAGGCCGATGTCGCGGTGGCGATGGGCAGCGGCACGCAGGCCGCGAAGGAGGCCGGCAACATGGTCGACCTGGACTCCAATCCGACCAAGCTGCTCGAAGTGGTCGAGACCGGCAAGGCGCTCCTGATGACGCGCGGCTCGCTCACCACCTTCTCGATCGCCAACGATGTCGCCAAGTACTTCGCGATCATCCCGGCGATCTTCGTCTCGACCTACCCGCAGCTCGGCGCGCTCAACGTGATGCGGCTCGCGAGCCCGTCGTCGGCGATCCTGTCGGCGGTGATCTTCAACGCGCTGGTGATCGTGTTCCTGATCCCGCTGGCGTTGAAGGGCGTGCGCTACCGGCCGGTCGGCGCGGCGGTGCTGCTGCGGCGCAATCTGGCGATCTACGGCCTTGGCGGCCTGGTTGTCCCTTTCATCGGCATCAAGCTCATCGACTGGCTGCTGGTGGCGGTCGGTCTCGTCTGA
- the kdpC gene encoding potassium-transporting ATPase subunit KdpC, whose protein sequence is MTSIFRPALVLFALLSALTGLVYPLVVTGAAQAVFPSQAAGSLVVRDGHAIGSTLIGQNFSDPGHFWGRPSATAPMPYNAAASGGSNLGPSNPALVDAVKGRIEALRAADPGNTAPVPADLVTASASGLDPHISPAAARYQAARVARLRKLPPDRVEQLIDDHTEGAFLGLLGERRVNVLALNLALDQAAR, encoded by the coding sequence ATGACAAGCATCTTTCGTCCCGCGCTCGTGCTCTTCGCGCTGCTGAGCGCACTCACCGGGCTGGTCTATCCGCTGGTCGTCACCGGTGCCGCGCAGGCGGTCTTTCCGTCGCAGGCCGCGGGCAGCCTCGTCGTGCGCGACGGCCACGCGATCGGCTCGACGCTGATCGGCCAGAACTTCAGCGACCCCGGGCATTTCTGGGGCCGTCCATCGGCCACCGCGCCGATGCCCTACAACGCGGCCGCGTCGGGCGGCTCCAACCTGGGGCCGTCGAACCCCGCGCTGGTCGACGCGGTCAAGGGCCGCATCGAGGCCTTGCGCGCCGCCGATCCGGGCAACACCGCGCCGGTGCCGGCGGACCTCGTCACGGCCTCGGCCAGCGGGCTCGATCCGCACATCAGCCCGGCCGCCGCGCGCTACCAGGCGGCGCGCGTGGCGCGGCTGCGCAAGCTGCCGCCCGATCGCGTCGAGCAGCTGATCGACGACCACACCGAGGGTGCATTCCTCGGCCTGCTCGGCGAGCGGCGCGTGAACGTGCTCGCGCTCAACCTGGCGCTCGACCAGGCAGCCAGATGA